From Desulfosalsimonas propionicica, the proteins below share one genomic window:
- a CDS encoding efflux RND transporter permease subunit, with protein sequence MADNGHPPKGLIPGIVRPFLSGTPAIIILVIALCLGAAAIFLTPREEDPQIVVPLADIYVQAPGAGPGEVEKLVATPLEQLLWQIDGVEYVYSISRRGMAIVTVRFYVGENQVESLVKLHDQITMHSDQVPPLVRGWTIKPVDIDDVPIVNLCLHSERYDDHELRRIGEEVLWRLSKLKNISRTHIVGGCQREIRVELLPGKMTGYNVSLMQVSRALQGADVASAAGNIDRHNQNFTVTTNSFLRSTREVLDLVVGVDNGRPVYLSNIAKITDGPAESTCYTRIGQSHRYREAHDLQDRPLTHQSVTLALAKKSGTNAVNVSRSIMAELGELKKSVIPDDVHIEVTRDYGYTAQEKVNSLLNSLFFAIATVVVLLAFALGRREALVVAVAVPISFSLALFCNYLLGYTINRVTLFALILSLGLVVDDPITNVDNIQRHIFMGKRNPFKATLFAVQEVLPPVLISTVAIIIAFAPLFFITGMMGPYMAPMSLNVPLTVIFSTLAALTVVPWMTYRLLRNHPAAGSQKTADPEEHITRGPPEWIFTFYRKLVTPFLESRIRRWLLLTAILVLLVVSMLLVVFRMVPLKMLPFDNKNEFQIVIDMPEGTTLESTDAVVRDFEKYLRGVPEVTHYTAYVGTHSPMDFNAMVRHYYLRQGSHQADIRVDLVLKGRREMQSHAIVLRLRKDLMKIAEKNNAAIQVVEVPPGPPVLATIVAELYGSPDKSYEELIAAAEPMKQLMREEPFVVDVDDMTESVHDRYDFVVDREKAALHGVSTREIIQTLQMAVSGTTPARVHDEDERQPLHVKMILPRQARSNLSDLTRIPMDTASGHMVPLAEIVEIRRIPNEQTIYHKNLDPVVYVTAEMAGRAPAEGIIDMQARLAENPLPEGIRAQWAGEGEWKITLRVFRDLGIAFAVALAGIYILMIIQTNSFLMPVLIMMAIPLTLIGIMPGFWLLNLVAGGEVGGYQDLVFFTATSMIGMIALGGIVIRNSVVLIDFIRDSLAEQMPVREAIVQSGAIRLRPIVLTAATTALGAWPITLDPIFSGLAWALIFGLIASTLFTLLVVPVAYYAVYGTKMEQDQAKAK encoded by the coding sequence ATGGCCGATAACGGGCACCCACCCAAAGGGCTGATTCCGGGTATTGTCAGGCCGTTTCTTTCCGGCACACCCGCGATTATCATCCTGGTGATCGCCCTTTGCCTGGGCGCGGCGGCCATCTTTCTTACCCCCCGGGAAGAAGATCCCCAGATTGTGGTTCCCCTGGCCGATATTTATGTCCAGGCACCGGGCGCCGGTCCCGGGGAAGTTGAAAAACTGGTGGCCACCCCCCTGGAACAGCTTCTCTGGCAGATCGACGGGGTGGAATACGTTTATTCCATCTCCAGGCGGGGAATGGCCATTGTCACCGTGCGGTTCTACGTGGGCGAAAATCAGGTTGAATCCCTGGTCAAGCTCCATGATCAAATCACCATGCACAGCGACCAGGTGCCGCCGCTGGTCAGGGGCTGGACCATTAAGCCCGTTGACATCGATGATGTGCCCATTGTCAATCTCTGCCTGCATTCCGAACGCTACGACGATCATGAGCTCAGGCGCATCGGCGAGGAAGTCCTCTGGCGGCTTTCGAAACTGAAAAACATTTCCCGGACCCACATTGTCGGCGGCTGTCAGCGCGAAATCCGCGTTGAGCTGCTTCCCGGAAAAATGACCGGGTATAATGTTTCTTTGATGCAGGTCAGCCGGGCGCTTCAGGGGGCGGATGTGGCTTCTGCCGCAGGTAATATCGACCGGCACAACCAGAATTTCACGGTGACCACCAATTCGTTTCTTCGTTCAACCCGGGAGGTCCTGGACCTGGTTGTGGGGGTGGACAACGGCCGTCCGGTTTATCTCAGCAATATTGCAAAGATAACAGACGGCCCGGCCGAATCCACATGTTATACCCGCATCGGCCAATCTCACCGCTACCGGGAAGCCCACGATCTCCAGGACCGGCCCCTTACCCATCAATCCGTTACCCTGGCCCTTGCGAAAAAATCCGGAACCAATGCAGTCAATGTTTCCCGCAGTATCATGGCCGAGCTCGGGGAGCTCAAAAAAAGCGTCATTCCCGATGACGTCCATATTGAAGTCACCCGGGATTACGGATACACCGCACAGGAGAAAGTCAACAGCCTGCTCAATTCCCTGTTTTTCGCCATTGCCACGGTAGTGGTGCTGCTGGCCTTTGCCCTGGGGCGGCGCGAGGCACTGGTGGTGGCCGTGGCCGTTCCCATCAGCTTCAGCCTGGCACTGTTTTGCAATTACCTGCTCGGCTATACCATCAACCGGGTCACCCTGTTTGCCCTGATTCTGTCTCTTGGCCTGGTGGTTGATGATCCCATCACCAACGTGGACAACATCCAGCGCCACATTTTCATGGGAAAGCGAAACCCGTTTAAGGCCACGCTGTTTGCCGTCCAGGAGGTGCTGCCGCCGGTGCTCATATCAACAGTGGCCATTATTATTGCCTTTGCCCCTCTTTTTTTCATCACCGGCATGATGGGCCCTTACATGGCTCCGATGTCGCTTAACGTACCCTTAACCGTTATATTTTCCACCCTGGCCGCGTTAACCGTCGTTCCCTGGATGACCTACAGGCTTTTGCGCAACCACCCGGCTGCCGGAAGCCAAAAAACAGCCGACCCCGAAGAGCACATAACCAGGGGCCCCCCTGAATGGATTTTTACGTTTTACCGGAAGCTGGTCACCCCGTTTCTTGAATCCCGGATCCGGCGATGGCTGCTGTTGACCGCAATTCTTGTTCTGCTTGTAGTGTCGATGCTTTTGGTGGTTTTCCGGATGGTTCCGCTCAAAATGCTGCCCTTTGACAACAAGAACGAATTTCAGATCGTCATTGACATGCCCGAGGGCACCACCCTGGAAAGCACGGATGCGGTGGTGCGCGATTTTGAAAAATACCTGCGCGGCGTGCCCGAGGTCACCCATTATACGGCTTACGTGGGAACCCATTCGCCCATGGATTTCAATGCCATGGTGCGTCATTATTATCTGCGCCAGGGCTCCCACCAGGCAGATATCCGTGTTGACCTGGTATTAAAGGGCCGACGCGAGATGCAAAGCCATGCCATTGTCCTGCGCCTGCGAAAAGACCTCATGAAGATTGCTGAAAAAAACAACGCGGCCATACAGGTGGTGGAGGTCCCGCCGGGCCCTCCGGTTTTGGCCACCATAGTGGCCGAACTCTACGGGAGTCCGGACAAGTCGTATGAGGAGCTGATTGCCGCGGCCGAACCCATGAAGCAGCTCATGCGCGAGGAGCCTTTTGTGGTGGATGTCGATGACATGACCGAATCTGTACACGACCGGTATGATTTTGTGGTGGACCGGGAAAAGGCCGCCCTGCACGGGGTGTCCACCCGGGAGATTATTCAGACCCTGCAGATGGCTGTAAGCGGTACGACACCGGCCCGGGTTCACGACGAAGACGAGCGCCAGCCCCTGCATGTAAAAATGATTCTGCCCCGCCAGGCCCGAAGCAATCTCTCGGATCTCACCCGAATACCCATGGATACCGCTTCCGGGCATATGGTGCCGCTTGCCGAAATTGTGGAGATCCGCCGGATACCCAACGAGCAGACCATTTATCACAAGAATCTCGATCCAGTGGTTTATGTGACTGCAGAAATGGCAGGCCGTGCGCCCGCCGAGGGCATTATCGACATGCAGGCCCGGCTTGCCGAAAACCCGCTTCCGGAAGGAATCCGGGCGCAGTGGGCCGGTGAGGGGGAATGGAAAATCACCCTGCGGGTGTTCCGGGACCTGGGGATTGCCTTTGCCGTAGCCCTGGCCGGAATCTATATTCTCATGATCATCCAGACCAATTCCTTTCTCATGCCTGTGCTGATCATGATGGCCATCCCCCTGACCCTGATCGGGATCATGCCGGGGTTCTGGCTGCTGAATCTGGTTGCCGGCGGCGAGGTGGGCGGATATCAGGACCTGGTGTTTTTTACCGCCACGAGCATGATCGGTATGATCGCCCTGGGCGGTATTGTCATTCGCAATTCCGTGGTGCTCATTGATTTTATCCGCGATTCTCTGGCAGAGCAAATGCCGGTAAGGGAAGCCATCGTCCAGAGCGGAGCCATCCGCCTGCGCCCCATTGTCCTGACAGCCGCCACAACGGCGCTGGGTGCCTGGCCCATAACCCTTGACCCGATATTTTCCGGGCTGGCCTGGGCCCTGATTTTCGGGCTTATTGCCTCCACCCTGTTTACCCTTCTGGTGGTGCCGGTGGCTTATTACGCGGTTTACGGGACAAAGATGGAACAGGATCAGGCAAAGGCGAAATGA
- a CDS encoding DUF3786 domain-containing protein codes for MASEAPIFGKILNDYLAAVAALDLTGRPEILGVRVENNAIEIPFFGKIYTISPDRIADPRGNAPSHAVSVILCKYLLLCPKDPGTDSDLVTYKDFRDAAPYVTGFGNTAEKPISKAFSGQISALENACTRLGGQSWDSGISCDLSYRFQALPQVPVCLLYNDADEDFPADTTLLFQRGAAQYLDMECLAMIGMVLAQWLVQLEDRDVSGLV; via the coding sequence ATGGCCTCAGAAGCCCCCATTTTTGGTAAAATTTTAAATGATTATCTCGCAGCGGTGGCTGCCCTGGATTTGACCGGCAGGCCCGAAATTCTGGGTGTGCGGGTGGAAAACAATGCCATTGAAATTCCCTTTTTCGGCAAAATCTACACCATTTCCCCTGACAGGATCGCCGATCCCCGGGGAAATGCCCCGTCTCACGCGGTGAGCGTGATTTTGTGCAAATATCTGCTGCTGTGCCCGAAAGATCCGGGCACGGACAGCGATCTTGTGACATACAAGGATTTCAGGGATGCCGCTCCCTATGTGACAGGATTTGGCAATACCGCTGAAAAACCCATATCCAAGGCGTTTTCCGGGCAGATCAGCGCCCTTGAGAATGCCTGCACACGCCTGGGGGGACAATCCTGGGATTCGGGGATTTCCTGTGATTTGTCTTATCGGTTTCAGGCGCTGCCGCAAGTGCCGGTCTGCCTGTTATACAATGACGCGGACGAGGATTTTCCCGCAGACACCACCCTGTTGTTTCAACGGGGGGCAGCGCAGTATCTGGACATGGAGTGCCTTGCCATGATCGGTATGGTGCTGGCCCAATGGCTTGTGCAGCTCGAAGACAGGGACGTATCCGGGCTTGTATAG
- a CDS encoding DUF362 domain-containing protein, which yields MSLVSLVECSSYDKVTIRRAIEDSLSLIRFSPADFKGARVAVKPNLLTVADDNSGVITHPEFFRAAVKIVKDNGGIPVLVESPAVHSLDRVIRKTSYKAVLEQEGILTADPSDVQTLHFDGARRYPHIDIARAYFDADLILCLPKFKTHGITGITGAVKLLFGAMAGMEKSKMHLRLPRHSDFADFLLDLYGAMNFGFDPPKPLIHVMDAVCALEGEGPGRGGRPRQLNTVIAGTDGIAVDYAGTRVAGLDFRNIPTIAKGFDRGWGAKSAKGIDLVGEPPENLQVADFVPATGDSLFSNAFRWPLNTRTFKNLCVERPVPRADLCTGCLECMKICPAGAISPPQGKKRAVPAYDYGTCIRCYCCVEICPEGALEKKPGRLQWMFDRMGR from the coding sequence ATGTCGCTTGTATCCCTTGTGGAGTGCAGCAGTTACGATAAAGTGACAATCCGGAGGGCCATTGAAGACAGCCTTTCTTTGATCCGGTTTTCACCCGCGGATTTCAAAGGCGCCCGGGTGGCTGTAAAGCCAAACCTGCTTACCGTGGCAGACGATAACAGCGGAGTGATCACCCATCCGGAGTTTTTCCGGGCCGCGGTCAAAATTGTCAAGGACAACGGCGGCATCCCGGTGCTGGTGGAATCACCGGCCGTACATTCCCTGGACCGGGTGATCAGGAAAACCAGCTACAAGGCAGTGCTCGAACAGGAAGGGATTTTGACCGCGGATCCTTCAGACGTACAGACCCTGCATTTTGACGGCGCCCGGCGATATCCGCACATTGATATCGCCAGGGCCTATTTTGACGCGGACTTGATCCTGTGCCTGCCCAAATTCAAAACCCATGGCATCACCGGCATTACCGGCGCGGTCAAGCTGTTGTTCGGGGCCATGGCCGGCATGGAAAAATCCAAGATGCACCTGCGCCTGCCCCGGCATTCGGATTTTGCCGATTTTCTCCTCGACCTTTACGGCGCCATGAATTTTGGATTTGATCCGCCCAAACCCCTGATTCACGTCATGGACGCGGTCTGCGCCCTGGAAGGCGAGGGCCCGGGCCGGGGCGGCCGGCCCAGGCAGCTAAACACGGTGATTGCCGGCACAGACGGCATTGCCGTGGACTATGCGGGAACCCGGGTGGCGGGCCTGGATTTCAGAAACATTCCCACCATTGCCAAGGGTTTTGACAGGGGCTGGGGCGCAAAATCGGCCAAAGGCATTGACCTTGTGGGCGAACCCCCGGAAAACCTGCAGGTTGCCGACTTTGTGCCGGCAACCGGAGACTCGCTGTTTTCAAATGCATTTCGATGGCCGTTAAACACCCGTACCTTTAAAAACCTGTGCGTGGAGCGGCCCGTGCCAAGAGCGGATTTGTGCACCGGCTGTCTTGAGTGCATGAAAATTTGCCCGGCCGGCGCCATCAGCCCGCCCCAAGGCAAAAAAAGGGCCGTTCCGGCATACGATTATGGCACCTGCATCCGCTGCTACTGCTGCGTGGAAATCTGCCCGGAAGGGGCCCTGGAAAAAAAGCCGGGCCGGCTTCAGTGGATGTTTGACCGAATGGGCAGATGA
- a CDS encoding molybdopterin-containing oxidoreductase family protein, producing the protein MGKWHKTGCVLCAQNCGLELLVENGRIVRARPDRDNPRSRGYVCRKGLNIAYHQYPKDRVTEPLKKVNGRFEPVTWDQAIGEIAEKMQAISEKHGPQSLAYMGGSAQGGHMEATFGLTWLRAMGSQYYYSSAGQEFSDAWWLFGRILGKQYNLAIPDEHATEMLVAWGWNGMASHQMPRARKTLTEISRDPDKILVAVDPRKSETAAAANIHLPVRPGADALLIKAMIAIIVSNGWEKSDYIRNHVEGWDRIRPWFENFDDKAAISACELEFEPVYELCRLMVTKKWCVHPDLGLYMGRKNVLSLYFLMILEAVCGNFMVRGGNVIPGFVVPMGFHADERNPKTWRTAATNMPPAAAGSFPPAVMPEEILSDQPKRLRCVYVSAVNPLRSYPDTHAYEKAFSSLDLLVVNDIVMSETARFAHYVLPCRSFYESWDTTFFPNTFPEVFLQLRRPVVQPPGSCLESSQISTMIADRMGLIPQIPDSLYQAAACTRLDFGARLMEWANEEPAAMAAMPFVLAKTLGRQWDSAALAAVWGLLMTAPKAFRKNAARAGFEPGADQGDRIFQALLDHPEGLWAGIADPDENMNLLKTESGKLEIFVPELENPAKALAPEAEKAELRMPPDFPLILHAGRHFDCNANTLIRNPEWNIGKRDCTVAVHPDEAQALGLEDGRLVEVTTAAGSARGPLQISKQVRPGMVIIPHGFGLQYGDETHGINVNELTQNTHRSDLGTPIHRFVTCRLTAV; encoded by the coding sequence ATGGGAAAATGGCATAAAACCGGATGCGTGCTGTGCGCCCAGAACTGCGGGCTGGAACTGCTGGTGGAAAATGGCCGCATCGTGCGCGCCCGGCCGGACAGGGACAACCCCCGCAGCCGGGGCTATGTGTGCCGCAAAGGGCTGAACATCGCCTATCACCAGTATCCCAAAGACCGCGTCACCGAGCCCTTAAAAAAGGTCAACGGCCGGTTTGAGCCCGTCACCTGGGATCAGGCCATTGGCGAAATCGCTGAAAAAATGCAGGCCATCTCCGAAAAGCACGGTCCCCAAAGCCTTGCCTACATGGGCGGAAGCGCCCAGGGCGGCCACATGGAGGCCACCTTCGGCCTGACCTGGCTGCGGGCCATGGGTTCGCAGTATTATTATTCATCCGCCGGCCAGGAATTTTCTGACGCATGGTGGCTTTTCGGCCGGATACTGGGCAAGCAATACAACCTGGCCATCCCGGATGAGCATGCAACCGAGATGCTCGTGGCCTGGGGATGGAACGGCATGGCAAGCCACCAGATGCCCCGGGCCAGAAAGACCCTGACGGAAATTTCCCGGGATCCGGATAAAATACTTGTGGCCGTGGATCCCCGCAAAAGTGAAACCGCTGCTGCCGCAAACATTCATCTGCCGGTAAGACCCGGGGCCGATGCCCTGCTGATAAAGGCCATGATCGCCATTATCGTAAGCAATGGCTGGGAAAAATCCGATTATATCCGCAATCACGTGGAAGGCTGGGACCGGATCCGGCCCTGGTTTGAAAATTTTGATGACAAAGCGGCGATTTCCGCATGTGAGCTGGAATTTGAGCCGGTATATGAGCTGTGCCGCCTCATGGTAACGAAAAAATGGTGCGTGCACCCGGACCTGGGGCTTTACATGGGCCGGAAAAACGTTTTGAGCCTTTATTTTCTCATGATCCTGGAGGCGGTGTGCGGCAACTTCATGGTCCGGGGCGGAAACGTGATCCCGGGATTTGTCGTGCCCATGGGGTTTCATGCAGATGAAAGAAACCCCAAAACCTGGCGCACGGCCGCAACCAACATGCCCCCTGCGGCCGCCGGCTCCTTTCCTCCGGCGGTGATGCCCGAGGAAATCCTGTCCGATCAGCCCAAGCGGCTGCGCTGCGTGTATGTCAGCGCGGTCAATCCCCTGCGTTCCTATCCCGATACCCATGCCTATGAAAAGGCCTTTTCCAGCCTGGACCTGCTGGTGGTAAACGACATTGTCATGAGCGAAACCGCCCGGTTTGCCCATTATGTCCTGCCCTGCCGGAGCTTTTACGAATCCTGGGACACCACCTTTTTCCCCAACACCTTTCCGGAGGTTTTTTTGCAGCTGCGGCGGCCGGTGGTTCAGCCCCCGGGATCATGCCTGGAGTCCTCCCAGATTTCCACCATGATCGCCGACCGGATGGGCCTGATCCCGCAAATACCGGATTCGCTTTACCAGGCCGCCGCGTGCACCCGGTTGGATTTCGGCGCCCGGCTTATGGAGTGGGCGAACGAAGAGCCTGCGGCCATGGCCGCCATGCCCTTTGTGCTGGCCAAAACTTTGGGCCGTCAGTGGGATTCCGCGGCCCTGGCCGCCGTCTGGGGCCTTTTGATGACCGCGCCCAAAGCATTCCGGAAAAACGCCGCACGGGCGGGATTTGAACCGGGCGCCGACCAGGGGGACCGGATCTTTCAGGCACTGCTCGACCACCCTGAAGGCTTATGGGCGGGGATCGCAGACCCGGATGAAAACATGAACCTCCTCAAAACCGAATCCGGCAAACTGGAAATTTTTGTGCCTGAACTGGAAAATCCGGCAAAGGCCCTGGCGCCTGAAGCGGAAAAAGCAGAACTTCGCATGCCGCCGGACTTTCCCCTGATTCTGCACGCGGGCCGGCATTTTGACTGCAACGCCAACACCCTCATACGAAACCCCGAATGGAACATAGGCAAACGCGACTGCACCGTGGCAGTGCATCCCGATGAAGCACAGGCACTGGGCCTGGAAGACGGCCGGCTGGTGGAAGTCACCACAGCGGCGGGCTCGGCCCGGGGGCCACTGCAGATCAGCAAACAGGTGCGGCCGGGCATGGTGATCATCCCCCACGGTTTCGGCCTTCAGTATGGGGATGAAACCCATGGGATCAACGTCAACGAGCTGACGCAAAACACCCACCGCAGCGACCTGGGCACCCCGATCCACAGGTTTGTGACCTGCAGACTGACCGCGGTCTAA
- a CDS encoding TetR/AcrR family transcriptional regulator, producing the protein MKSQTRKTILTQGARLVYEKGFNHTGIGEILKAANVPKGSFYHYFASKEDFGLALIDHMAAWAASVGDAALHDPDASPLTRLRNYFQAYADRLENNGFHGGCPVGNLCQEMSDQNERFRQRLESILEQMREKIGQCLQQARQSGEVSPGIDIDTTAGFILSAWQGTLLQAKALKSAAPLAAFRQMVFDHLLKSGPPCHRQS; encoded by the coding sequence ATGAAATCCCAGACCCGAAAAACAATCCTGACTCAGGGAGCCCGGCTGGTGTATGAAAAAGGGTTCAATCACACGGGCATCGGCGAAATCCTCAAGGCCGCCAACGTCCCCAAGGGCTCATTTTATCATTATTTTGCCAGCAAGGAGGACTTCGGCCTGGCCCTGATCGATCACATGGCCGCCTGGGCGGCGTCGGTGGGCGATGCGGCCCTACACGACCCGGACGCCTCCCCTCTCACCCGGCTGCGCAACTATTTTCAGGCCTATGCAGACAGGCTTGAAAATAACGGTTTTCATGGCGGCTGCCCGGTGGGCAACCTCTGCCAGGAAATGAGCGATCAAAACGAGCGGTTCCGGCAGCGGCTGGAATCCATTCTGGAACAGATGCGCGAAAAAATCGGCCAATGTCTCCAACAAGCCCGGCAGTCCGGTGAAGTGAGCCCGGGTATAGACATTGACACAACCGCCGGTTTTATCCTCAGCGCATGGCAGGGCACCCTGCTGCAGGCCAAGGCCTTAAAAAGCGCCGCCCCGTTGGCGGCCTTCAGACAGATGGTATTTGACCATTTGCTGAAATCCGGCCCGCCCTGTCACCGCCAATCATAA
- a CDS encoding lysophospholipid acyltransferase family protein, with translation MNTKKLLYSKRFAYLVYRFIRVYSACLRLRVINEAPWQQHVEAGGKVLLCVWHQQFFSLIRPFKAYAKYRPGLMISRSRDGEMIAAVANYTGWHTVRGSSSRGGRTAMSQMIRHLQENRLGAHILDGPRGPAGVVKNGAVKIAMDSGARLVPVYVEADAKWIFNSWDRFFVPKPLSRVRIRFGDMLPQIPRTSDTAALETWRKSLEDRMRPGLVR, from the coding sequence ATGAATACCAAAAAACTGCTTTATTCAAAACGCTTTGCATACCTGGTCTACCGGTTCATCCGGGTATATTCGGCCTGTTTGCGGCTGCGGGTGATCAATGAAGCGCCCTGGCAGCAGCATGTTGAGGCCGGCGGGAAGGTACTGCTATGCGTCTGGCACCAGCAGTTTTTCTCCCTGATCCGTCCCTTTAAAGCCTATGCGAAATACCGGCCCGGGCTGATGATCAGCCGGAGCCGGGACGGGGAGATGATTGCAGCGGTGGCCAATTACACGGGATGGCACACGGTGCGCGGATCTTCTTCCAGGGGCGGGCGCACGGCCATGTCGCAGATGATCCGGCATCTGCAGGAAAACCGGCTCGGGGCCCATATTTTAGACGGCCCCAGGGGCCCGGCCGGGGTGGTGAAAAACGGGGCCGTCAAAATCGCCATGGACAGCGGGGCGCGGCTGGTGCCCGTGTATGTGGAAGCCGATGCCAAATGGATCTTTAACTCCTGGGACCGGTTTTTTGTGCCCAAACCGCTGTCCCGCGTGCGGATCCGCTTTGGTGACATGCTCCCGCAGATCCCGCGCACAAGCGATACGGCCGCCCTTGAAACCTGGCGCAAATCCCTTGAAGACCGCATGCGACCGGGGCTGGTGCGTTAA
- a CDS encoding methyl-accepting chemotaxis protein produces MRSIRKMSLNAKIVAISVVPVLVVALVLWVVSSQSLEKSIYSEKKEKTGELAEVGLSVLKNFHEKQESGQMSRQEAQARAKETVRAIRYGPKMKDYFWIQDFTPRIVMHPFSPDLEGKNVSDITDPDGRNLFVEFAKTAKQEGAGHVPYKWQYYDNEGQIEPKLSYVAEFKPWDWIIGTGVYVESIQKDIAAQTRLLMLISLALAGISIAVAFFFSRRTSRALAGIVEGLGKSSEQVASASGQIASSSQSQAEGSSEQASSLEQTSASLEQIASQTRQNADNAEMADGAVKETASAVDSGVASMQRMNTAINEIKESSNETSKIIKTIDDIAFQTNLLALNAAVEAARAGEAGKGFAVVAEEVRNLAQRSAEAASNTSRLIEQSQQNAGNGVNVAEEVAAQLNSIKDSSGKVNTLIGEIAAASKEQSQGIEQVNTGVSEMDKVVQQNAANSEQSASAAQELSSQAAELEQMVAQLQAVVGGKSTR; encoded by the coding sequence ATGAGATCAATCCGGAAAATGAGCCTGAATGCCAAAATTGTCGCCATATCCGTGGTTCCCGTGCTTGTGGTGGCCCTTGTTTTATGGGTTGTCAGCAGCCAGTCCCTGGAAAAAAGCATTTACAGTGAAAAAAAGGAAAAAACCGGAGAACTGGCGGAAGTGGGGCTTTCAGTTCTGAAAAACTTTCATGAAAAGCAGGAGTCGGGCCAAATGTCGCGCCAGGAGGCGCAGGCGCGCGCAAAGGAAACCGTGCGCGCCATCCGTTACGGCCCGAAAATGAAGGATTACTTCTGGATCCAGGATTTCACCCCGCGCATTGTCATGCATCCGTTCAGCCCGGACCTGGAAGGAAAGAATGTTTCTGATATCACGGACCCGGACGGACGCAACCTTTTTGTTGAATTCGCCAAAACGGCAAAACAGGAAGGCGCCGGCCACGTACCCTACAAGTGGCAGTACTATGACAACGAAGGACAGATCGAGCCGAAACTGTCCTATGTGGCGGAATTTAAACCCTGGGACTGGATCATCGGCACGGGCGTCTACGTTGAAAGCATTCAAAAAGACATAGCGGCCCAGACAAGGCTGCTGATGTTGATTTCCCTGGCCCTTGCCGGTATATCCATTGCAGTTGCCTTTTTCTTCAGCCGCCGGACCAGCCGGGCGCTGGCCGGAATCGTCGAAGGCCTGGGCAAAAGCTCCGAGCAGGTGGCCTCCGCCTCCGGCCAGATTGCCTCTTCAAGCCAGTCCCAGGCTGAAGGCTCAAGCGAGCAGGCTTCAAGCCTTGAACAGACCTCTGCGTCCCTGGAGCAGATCGCCTCACAGACCCGGCAAAACGCGGACAATGCCGAAATGGCCGACGGGGCGGTCAAGGAAACGGCATCCGCGGTGGACTCCGGCGTTGCCTCCATGCAGCGCATGAACACGGCCATAAACGAAATAAAAGAGTCTTCCAACGAGACCTCAAAAATCATCAAAACCATTGACGATATCGCATTTCAGACCAATCTGCTGGCATTGAACGCCGCTGTTGAGGCCGCCAGGGCCGGGGAGGCGGGCAAGGGCTTTGCGGTTGTGGCCGAAGAGGTCAGAAACCTGGCCCAGCGAAGCGCCGAAGCCGCCAGCAACACTTCCCGGCTCATTGAGCAGTCCCAGCAAAACGCGGGCAACGGCGTGAACGTGGCAGAGGAAGTGGCCGCGCAGCTCAATTCCATCAAGGACAGTTCGGGCAAGGTCAACACCCTTATCGGCGAGATCGCCGCAGCATCAAAGGAGCAGTCCCAGGGAATCGAGCAGGTCAACACCGGGGTTTCGGAAATGGACAAGGTGGTTCAGCAAAACGCGGCCAATTCCGAGCAGTCGGCCAGTGCAGCCCAAGAGCTTTCCTCCCAGGCCGCAGAACTCGAGCAGATGGTGGCCCAACTGCAGGCCGTGGTGGGCGGCAAAAGCACCCGATGA